In Pirellulales bacterium, the genomic stretch GGACTTCGTGAATCAGTTCCAGACTGGGATCGGGGTCAAAAATCAGATCGCTTTCCGGCGCCGAGGTTTCATCATCGACAAACGCATCATGCAGCAAATGGTCCAGGATTTTGCGGTTGAGTTGGGTCACACGCTCTAGGTCGGCCATGAACGTCGATTGTGGAGTTCCGGCGGGGGTTTCGCCGTAGCCCAGCCGCAAGGCCAACCGCCGCAATTCGGCTGGTTGGGCGGGAAGGCGATGCGTTTGCAGGTCGTACATGATCTGCAAATAATGCTCCACCCTGCGTAAAAAAGTGTAGTTTTCTTCCAGAAGAACGCGTTCTTGATTGGTCAGGCAGCCAGCGTTTTCCAGTTCGACAATCGCCGCCAGGGTGTTAGTCGTGCGAACGCGGGGCAAATCCCCCCCGTTGAGTAATTGCAGAAATTGAATGACAAATTCGATATCGCGGATGCCCCCCCGTCCGCTTTTGACATCGGTGGCTTCGCCGCCGGCGCGGCGGGCCCGGCCCTCGATCCGACGCTTAAGCGCGCTAATGCCCGTGATATCCGCCCGACTCAGATAGCGGCGATAAATCCACGGCTCTAGCCGGGTAAGAAACTCCCGTCCCACCGCCAGATTTCCTGCGGCCGCGCGAGCCTTGACTAGCGCCTGGCGCTCCCAGGTCCGGCCCGACAGGTCGTAGTAATGTAGCGCGGCCTCGGTACTGGTGATAACCAGGCCGCTTTGCCCGCCGGGTCGCAAACGCAGATCCACGCGGTACACGCTACCCAGCGCGGTCGATTCCGTCAGCAAACGGACAATTTCGCGGGCCAGGCGATCATAGTATTCCTGAGCCGCCGCGGCCGCCAGGCGGTTCTGTCCCGCCGCCGCTTCATAGACAAACATCAGGTCAATATCGCTTGAATAATTCAGTTCATTACCGCCAAGTTTGCCAAACGCCAGCACGGCCAAACGGGGCGGAGCGACGGTTGTTCCCTTGGGCGTTTGTTTTTTTCGCAATAAGGTTTGCTCCGCGGCCAGGACCGCGGCTTCCAGCAGGGCATCGGCCAGATAAGATATTTGCCGCGTCACGGTCTCTAGCCGCAATCCGCGAATGATATCGCCATAGGCAATGCGCAGGGTTTCCCGCCGTTTAAAACGCCGCAGCGCGGTCAGCACGTGCCGCTCGTCCGGCAGGGAAAGCACTTCACTGGTGATTTCTTGAATCAAGACTTCGCGGGCCACCGCTTCGCCCGCGGTCATACGTAAAAGGTCGTAGCTTTCGGGATCACTAATCAGCAGCTCGCCCAAATAATGGCTGGCGGCAAAAATTTGCAACAGCGTTCCCAGCGATTCCGGTTCGCGCTCCCACAAGCTAGCCAAGCCCAGGGGATTGCGCGCGGCGCTGACAAAACGCTCTAAACTATTCAGCGCGCGGTCGGGATCGCTCAGTTGCGGTAGCTCCGCCAGTAGTTGCTGGCACACTCGCCCCAGCAATTCCGGCGGCAAGCCCCGTTGGGCCAGGCCGGTCAAGTTAGCCACGGCGCGGGGTATGTCTTGGACACCCCATGGTTTGAGGGTCGCGCTGGCGGCGGCGGGATCTGCCAACCATTCCCAAGTTTCAAAGACGGCCATGATGCGAGACGCGTTGCGGCTAAAATATGATGACAGTTGACTAGGATCGGTCACGACTCCCGCTGTTTTCAGGCCCAGGCGTGAATCCCGTGGAATTCTTGCCGTCCCCGTGTCAACCTGCTCCCGCTCATTTCCCCCGCAACAATTGTCATTATATCTGTCACCCGCCCAAAGTCCCAGCCCACCCCCCCCCGTCATCTTCGCTAGGACAAACTGACTAGGAACTCTCTGGGTGCCGCCGTATGATACATGTTAGCCTTGTAAAAAAGAGCTAATCAAATCCGGCAACTTTAGCGCGGGGCCTATGATGAAAATTGTACTGACACGCTTTCCTTGGTGGGGGTGGCGGCTGTTTTTAGCTGGTCTGCTGGGGACGAATGGACTAGGGGTGGGAATTTGGCCCGCCCTGGGCCAACCGGGTGAGCCCGCTTCGGCGGCCAATTCCGCACTGCTGGCCGCCTGGGAAGCGGAACTGACCGCCGCCATTGCCAAATGCGAAAAATCCGTGGTTGCCATCGCCCGGGTCGATCCCCAGCCCGCGCCTGCCCGGGCTCCTAATTTGGCAAATGGTGCCAACCCACAACAACCACTGCTGTTACGGGCGTTGGATGACCCCGATAGCCCGGATTTTCGGCCAGATTTGTTTGCCACGGGCATCGTGGTTGATAAGAACGGCCTGATTTTGACAAACTATCATGTGGTGGGGCTGAATAGCCAGCATTGGGTGACCACACCGGATCGACGGCGGTACCGCGCCACCATCAAGGGGGCTGATCCGCGCAGCGACTTGGCCGTGCTGGAGATCGCGGCCACCGACCTGACACCCATGCCCCTGGGGGATGGAAACGCCCTGAAAAAAGGGCAATTCGCCATCGCGCTGGGGAATCCCTATGCCATTGCGGAGGATGGCTCCGCCAGCGCGGCGTGGGGCCTGATTGCCAACCTGGGTCGAAAAATTCCCGTGGATCAAACGCAGCCGCAGGCGGGACGCGATAAACTGTACCATTATGGAATGTTGGTTCAAACCGATGCGAAGCTCAATCTGGGGACTAGCGGCGGCGCGCTTATTAACCTGCGTGGCGAAATGATCGGCCTGACCACCGCGCAGGCGGCATTGTCGGGTTATGAACAGGCGGCCGGTTATGCCTTGCCCGTGAATGAAACTTTTCGCCGCGTGGTCGAGACACTCAAAGCAGGCCGCGAGGTCGAATACGGATTCTTGGGGGTCAAACCAGAAAACCTAACCCAAGCTGAGCGGCAAAACCTGCCGGGTGATTTGGGCCAAGGAGGGGTTCGCATTGCCGAGGTCGTTCCCGGGACGCCCGCCGAACGAGCGGGGGTGCGGGCGGGGGACCTGCTGACGCATATTGACCAACAATTACTGCGCGACACGGACGATCTGGTCCTGCGGATGGGGCAGTTTCCCATCGAGACAAAATTGCCGGTGCGGTTGGTGCGTAACCAGCGTCCGCTGGCATTGGCGGTGGAGTTGACCAAATATCCGGTAAAAGGGGAAAAGATTATCACTACTCCTCCCGCGCTATGGCGGGGAATGGGGATCGATTTTGCGACAGCGCTGCCGGACGACTTTGAACGGGTGAACCGGTTGCCGCTGTTTCGTGGCGGCGGGGTCGCCGTTTTGCATGTCACGCCGGGAAGTCCGGCCGCCACGGCGGGTTTGCAGTCGGGAATGTTTATCACCGCCGTGGGAGAGCAACCCATCGCCAGCCCGCGCGAGTTTCGCGCGGCGGTGGCGGAATTGTCCGGCCCCGTCCAGTTGCAAACAATCACTCCCGCCGGAGCCAATACCCAGCTCGAGCCGCGCACCGTCATGGAAGGGGAAGCCCCCCCCGACGCGCGCTAAAATTTTCGTGCTAGCATCCTCGCGCCGGACCCGCGGCGGTAGCAGATAATCCTCGACGACCTTAATTTTTGATTCAAAAATTGCGGCGGTTTTTTCCATTTAATTCCGCCTTTCTCAGGTAAGTCGGGCACGCACAAGGGCCTAAGGTAGCTTTTGTCGGTTCTGTGGGGAATCGCTCTTGACCCTGTGGGCGATCTTACCTATTCTCTCGCCGATTTGTAAAACTTTCCGCCGCGTCACAATGTCGCGCGGCTTTCATTGGGATTTTTATATTTTTGCGGAGAATTACCATGACCCAGCGGCAAAACCCCGGCAAATCCAGTCATACAACCTGGCAGCGACGATGGCTGCTCGTGGGTGGTCCGTTGGCGGTGATTGGAGTCAGCATGGCGGCCAAGGTTATGTGGACGAATCCCCAGGCTGGTGCCGCGGGTGTACCCGGTCAACCGGCCCGTCCGGCGGCTGTGGGGGGGGTAAACCCCGCGGCGGGCACTGCCCGGCAACCCGGCGCTCCGGCCGCGGTCCAGCCCAAGGCCCTGCCCCAACCCGGCGCGGCGAATCCGCAAGCGCAGATCGTGGCCAACATTAATGGCGAGGAAATCTCTCGCGAGGAATTGGCTTCCGCGTGCGTGCAACGGTTTGGCAAGCCCGTGATCGAAAGCATGATCAATAAACAATTGATCGCCCGCTATTGCGCTCAGCAAAAAATTCAAGTCACCGACCAGGACGTGGCGGTGGAGATCGACCGTCTGGCCCGCAAATTTCGGATGACCAGCGAAGACTACCTCAAGATGCTCAAACAAGAGCGCGGCATCCAGGCCGAGCAATACGCTTCCGAGATCGTCTGGCCGACGCTGGCCCTGCGCCGTCTGGCCGCCCAAAAAATCACCCCCACCGAAGCTGAGATCGACCAGGCCATCGAAGCCCAATACGGCGAGGCGATCAAAACCCGCATTATCATTTGCAACGACCAAGCCACCGCCCAGCAAGTCTGGCAACAGGCCCGGCAAAATCCCGATGACTTTGGCGCGCTAGCCCGCAAACATTCCCAGGATCCCAGCGCCAGCGTGGGGGGACTGATCCCCCCCATCCGCCACCACTTGGGCGAGCCGGTGCTGGAAGAAGCGGCTTTTTCGCTGAATGAAAGCGACCGCGTGGTTTCGGAATTACTGACGTTGGATTTGCCCACGCCGGAGGGTACCACTCCCGTGCGGCAATTTGCCATTTTGAAATACGAGGGCCGGTTAAAGCCGGTGCCAATTCAGCGGGAACAGGTAGCGGCTCAAATTCGGGACGGCATTGTCGATAAAAAACTGCGCGAGGAGGCCGCCCGCATCTTTGAAGCGCTGGAACAACAGGCCCAGGCCGACCGGGCGATCGTGAATGTGGCCAACGATCCACGGTTAAAGCAGCAATTTCCCGGGGTGGCCGCCCAGGTCTACCAGCAAAATATCACGCTGGCCCAGGTGTCGGAGGAATGCGTGAAGCGGCACGGGATCGAGGTGTTGGAAACGATGATTTCCAAGCGGATGCTGCAGCATGCCTTGCGGTCGAATCAGATGCAAGTGACGCAGGACGACCTGGACGCCGAAGTCGCCCGCGCGGCCCTGATGATGGGCAAAAAGAACGCGCAAGGGGGGCCGGATGTGCAAGCCTGGCTGGCCGCCGTGACCGAGGAAAATGGCGTCAGTGTAAAAACGTATGTGGATGATAGCGTCTGGCCATCAGTCGCGCTGATGAAACTGGCGGGGCAGGTCGAGATCACCCCGGAGGACCTGCAAAAGGGGTACGAGGCCAATTACGGCCCGCGCGTCAAATGCCGGGCCATTGTCATGAGCAACCTGCGCAAAGCACAAGAAGTTTGGGAGGAAGCCCGGCAAAATCCGACCAAGGAGCACTTTGCCAAACTGGCCGAAATGCACAGCATGGACCCTTCGAGCAAGGCCCTGCAGGGGCAGATTCCCCCTATTCAACGACATGGGGGCCAACAAGTGCTGGAGGAAGAGGCATTTAAGCTAAAGCCGAACGAACTGTCCAGCATCATCAACATGTCCAACAACTACGTGATCCTGTTCTGCGAGGGGTACACCCAACCCAGCCAGGTCCCCTTTGCCGAGGTGCAACAAGACATCCAGGACGACCTGTACGAAAAGAAACTGCGGATTCAGATGGCGCAAACCTATTCCGAGTTGAAGGAAAACTCGCGGGTGGATAACTATCTGGCCGGGACGATGCACTACCCGACCAAAAAAGCCGCCTACCAGCAAGCGGCCGGCGCCGCGGTGGACGAGATTCCCGCCAACACCCCGACCGCCGCCGGAGCGCAACCCGGCCCGCGCCGCTAGGCGCGGCGGCAGGGGCAGGGAAGATGGGGTAGGGGTGAGGGAACAGGGAACGGGGGCAGGGGAGCCACGGGTGGCGGGGGACGAGCCCTAGCGAGGACCCCGTCGGGCAAAGTCAGAATTCAGAATGAAGAAGTCAAAATTGCTGCATTTCCAATCTACTTCTGCACTCTGCATTCAGCATTCTAACTTTGATTGGGGGACGATGATTTGGCCGTAGCGGCGAGTTTTACTCGCCGAACTGGCCGTAGCGGCGAGTTCCACTCGCCGAATTAGTTTTTAGTTACTGGTTTTTGGTATTTGGTTCAAAAGTCTTTCTAGCGCAAATCGGTTACAACCCCTAGCCCCGGGTTAGAGTGCAGCGACCACCCGAGGGACGCAAAACAACCCCTCCCCTATATTGCCGCGACGCCCACAATGCCGCCGCTGGCATCGGCGGTATGTTTGCCTGTTCGCACAAATATATTTACGCAGCGAAATTGCTGCCACTTCTACGTCACGAAACTTTGGCGAGGTTAATAATGAAAGATTAAAATGAAATGAGGCTCACCAGACCAATCGATTAATCCCTTATTAAGGCAATAGCTTATGTTTAAATTAAACACAAATAATACAGTTGTTAAACTAATTTTATGCGCATTGTGTATTTTAATTATTGCCGCCTTCACTTACTGGGCAATTCAATTCGGGGGCGTCAAATTTCAGTGGAGTTTCTGGTAAATGGGTTAGGACAAAAAATGCCTGATGCTTATCCAGAAATGGCAATTCCAGAAGTGCGAGGTAGCGGCATTTGCCAAAATTCCGGCTGACTGCCACACATGGCAAGAAAACATGGAATTCTTTCTCGTAACTCTGGCTAGTTGCTCTACTATTCCCACGACACTCTGGCCAGTTCCGCTACTGAAAATTTATTTCCCCAACCGATTCAGCGTGTAGTACGCCTCCGGGTGCAAGAGCGGCTGGCCCGTCGCGCTGCGAATGCCGTCCAGGTGGAACTCGTGGATGTGGCCCAGTTGCAGGCCGTCGATCACCAGCCGGACGCTTTTGCCATCGTCCCCCGCCCGGGCGGAAAGAATCTTGGGAT encodes the following:
- the glnE gene encoding bifunctional [glutamate--ammonia ligase]-adenylyl-L-tyrosine phosphorylase/[glutamate--ammonia-ligase] adenylyltransferase is translated as MTDPSQLSSYFSRNASRIMAVFETWEWLADPAAASATLKPWGVQDIPRAVANLTGLAQRGLPPELLGRVCQQLLAELPQLSDPDRALNSLERFVSAARNPLGLASLWEREPESLGTLLQIFAASHYLGELLISDPESYDLLRMTAGEAVAREVLIQEITSEVLSLPDERHVLTALRRFKRRETLRIAYGDIIRGLRLETVTRQISYLADALLEAAVLAAEQTLLRKKQTPKGTTVAPPRLAVLAFGKLGGNELNYSSDIDLMFVYEAAAGQNRLAAAAAQEYYDRLAREIVRLLTESTALGSVYRVDLRLRPGGQSGLVITSTEAALHYYDLSGRTWERQALVKARAAAGNLAVGREFLTRLEPWIYRRYLSRADITGISALKRRIEGRARRAGGEATDVKSGRGGIRDIEFVIQFLQLLNGGDLPRVRTTNTLAAIVELENAGCLTNQERVLLEENYTFLRRVEHYLQIMYDLQTHRLPAQPAELRRLALRLGYGETPAGTPQSTFMADLERVTQLNRKILDHLLHDAFVDDETSAPESDLIFDPDPSLELIHEVLSKYRFADNTAAYQNLLALAHESVRYLSQRRCRHFLAAIAPRLLAALSATADPDATLKNLTRVSDHLGGKAVLWELFSFNPPSLELYVELCASSPYLCDLLTQNPGMIDELLDSLLLDKLPTAGQLRQQLQELARGAEDVTPILHSFAKAERLRVGVRDILNKEPVERINEALCNIAEAVLSQIAQTEFDRLTAKYGEPQLASQSDGGGGGAELIVVALGKFGGRELNYHSDLDLLFLYSGDGGTFHARRSRRSGETTSNQHFFSELAQRIVKTAGTLGPHGKLYEIDARLRPTGKSGRLVTSLAEFLRYFEAGEGQLWERQALARGRIVHGSAACHDVVRQTLAAAMYAHPWRPEFAAEIYEMRMRMQEGATDLNLKRGPGGVLDVEFIVQLLQLKYGGELPQIREPNTLAALGLLREHRLLTADDCDYLTTSYQVLRTIQGRLRLMNMTALNDLPRQPAELAKLAALLGYPDSDKLLRDCQRLQRENRLRLQRVVQQAGRGA
- a CDS encoding peptidylprolyl isomerase, with translation MTQRQNPGKSSHTTWQRRWLLVGGPLAVIGVSMAAKVMWTNPQAGAAGVPGQPARPAAVGGVNPAAGTARQPGAPAAVQPKALPQPGAANPQAQIVANINGEEISREELASACVQRFGKPVIESMINKQLIARYCAQQKIQVTDQDVAVEIDRLARKFRMTSEDYLKMLKQERGIQAEQYASEIVWPTLALRRLAAQKITPTEAEIDQAIEAQYGEAIKTRIIICNDQATAQQVWQQARQNPDDFGALARKHSQDPSASVGGLIPPIRHHLGEPVLEEAAFSLNESDRVVSELLTLDLPTPEGTTPVRQFAILKYEGRLKPVPIQREQVAAQIRDGIVDKKLREEAARIFEALEQQAQADRAIVNVANDPRLKQQFPGVAAQVYQQNITLAQVSEECVKRHGIEVLETMISKRMLQHALRSNQMQVTQDDLDAEVARAALMMGKKNAQGGPDVQAWLAAVTEENGVSVKTYVDDSVWPSVALMKLAGQVEITPEDLQKGYEANYGPRVKCRAIVMSNLRKAQEVWEEARQNPTKEHFAKLAEMHSMDPSSKALQGQIPPIQRHGGQQVLEEEAFKLKPNELSSIINMSNNYVILFCEGYTQPSQVPFAEVQQDIQDDLYEKKLRIQMAQTYSELKENSRVDNYLAGTMHYPTKKAAYQQAAGAAVDEIPANTPTAAGAQPGPRR
- a CDS encoding trypsin-like peptidase domain-containing protein — translated: MMKIVLTRFPWWGWRLFLAGLLGTNGLGVGIWPALGQPGEPASAANSALLAAWEAELTAAIAKCEKSVVAIARVDPQPAPARAPNLANGANPQQPLLLRALDDPDSPDFRPDLFATGIVVDKNGLILTNYHVVGLNSQHWVTTPDRRRYRATIKGADPRSDLAVLEIAATDLTPMPLGDGNALKKGQFAIALGNPYAIAEDGSASAAWGLIANLGRKIPVDQTQPQAGRDKLYHYGMLVQTDAKLNLGTSGGALINLRGEMIGLTTAQAALSGYEQAAGYALPVNETFRRVVETLKAGREVEYGFLGVKPENLTQAERQNLPGDLGQGGVRIAEVVPGTPAERAGVRAGDLLTHIDQQLLRDTDDLVLRMGQFPIETKLPVRLVRNQRPLALAVELTKYPVKGEKIITTPPALWRGMGIDFATALPDDFERVNRLPLFRGGGVAVLHVTPGSPAATAGLQSGMFITAVGEQPIASPREFRAAVAELSGPVQLQTITPAGANTQLEPRTVMEGEAPPDAR